The following coding sequences lie in one Capsicum annuum cultivar UCD-10X-F1 chromosome 5, UCD10Xv1.1, whole genome shotgun sequence genomic window:
- the LOC107870957 gene encoding proteasome subunit beta type-6 — protein sequence MENTSVDVDQPHSMGTTIIGVTYNGGVVLGADSRTSTGMYVANRASDKITQLTDNVYVCRSGSAADSQIVSDYVRYFLHQHTIQLGQPATVKVAANLARLLSYNNKDMLQTGLIVGGWDKYEGGKIYGIPLGGTVLEQPFAIGGSGSTYLYGFFDQAWKEGMTQEEAEKLVVTAVTLAIARDGASGGVVRTVTINKDGATRKFYPGDSLQLWHEELAPVNSLLDISASSPDAMVS from the exons ATGGAAAATACTTCAGTTGACGTTGACCAGCCCCACTCAATGGGCACCACTATTATCGGCGTTACGTACAACGGTGGCGTTGTACTCGGTGCCGATTCTCGCACCAGCACCG GAATGTATGTGGCGAATAGGGCGTCTGATAAGATTACTCAGCTGACTGATAATGTCTACGTTTGCCGCTCTGGATCA GCAGCAGATTCTCAAATTGTTTCAGACTATGTTCGCTACTTCCTACACCAACACAC GATACAGCTAGGTCAGCCAGCTACCGTCAAGGTTGCTGCGAACCTTGCAAGGTTATTATCCTACAACAACAAG GATATGCTTCAAACAGGACTGATTGTTGGTGGTTGGGACAAATATGAAGGTGGCAAGATATATGGAATCCCTCTTGGAGGCACAGTCTTGGAGCAACCTTTTGCTATTGGAG GATCTGGCTCTACTTATTTGTATGGTTTCTTTGACCAAGCATGGAAAGAGGGCATGACTCAAGAAGAAGCTGAG AAACTGGTGGTCACTGCAGTTACTCTAGCCATTGCACGAGATGGTGCTAGCGGCGGTGTTGTTCGGACTGTAACT ATTAACAAAGATGGAGCTACAAGAAAGTTCTATCCAGGCGATTCCCTTCAACTTTGGCATGAAGAACTAGCGCCTGTGAACTCCCTGCTGGATATTTCTGCATCAAGTCCTGATGCGATGGTCAGTTGA